The segment TTAGCATGATTGCAGATATGGAAGAAGAATCTCTATGCTAACAAGGATCGGAGGAATAGAGAATGAAGAAGCTCGCAGTCATTACGAGCGGTGGTGACGCACCGGGAATGAATGCTGCCCTTTTTGGAGTCGTGAAGGCAGCAGCCAGACATGATATGGAGGTTTACGGTTGTGTAAATGGCTATATTGGCATTATTAAAGAAGAATTTATGCTGTTAACAGAAGCAGAGCTATTTAAGGTCATTGATGTTGGCGGAACCATTCTCGGCACCCAACGATTTCCCGAATTTGCAGAAAAGGAAATCCAGATAAAAGCAGTAGATATCTTAAAGAAGCATGAAATAGAGGGCTTAGCTGTAATCGGCGGGGACGGCAGTTATCACGGAGCAAGAGCTTTATCGCAATTAGGCTTTCCTGTTGCCGCCATTCCTGGCACGATAGATAATGATATCGCCTTGACTGATATCACACTCGGCTTTCACACAGCCGTAGAAAATGCAGTGGATGCCATTGATAAAATAAAAACATCAGCAGCAAGCCATAAACATATTTTCGGGATAGAAGTGATGGGGCGGCAAGCCTCTGATATTGCGATCTGGGCAGGACTGGCAACAGCCGCTGACGGCATTATCGGAACGAACAACGACTGGAATTTAGAGAAAGTGCTAGAGGGAATAAAAATGTCTGCTGGAAAAAGCCAAATATATATATTAGCAGAGGGAGCCATTAGCGCGGAGCAATTTAAAGCCGAAATTGAAAGTCACTCTGAATATAAAGTCCACCCATTAGTACTTGGTCATATTCAACGAGGCGGCAAACCATCTGTTACAGACCGGATTATGGGCATAAAATTTGGAGAGCAAAGTGTAAAAACTCTGCTTGAGGGCAGGACGGGTGTTTGCCTTGCTGTTCAAAACAATCAGATTGTGGAGTTAGAATTGGATAAGGTGCTTAAAACTTCTAATAACGAACCGTTTCTTCCTTATTAAGTGAACAGAGATAATAGTATCTGAGGGAAAGCTGCTGATGGCAGCTTTTTTTATTTACGCACATTTTGGCAATCAACCCTTCCTTTCTTTATACTTTCTTTATACTTTTCTAGATAAATTATTTAAACCTGTCATTTATTCTAAGTTCATCATAACGGAAAGGGCGAATAACGATGGCAGAAACAATTCTTAAAGCCACGAATATTACAAAATTATATGGCAAGCATAAAGCGCTTGATAAGGTTTCGATTGAAATTAAACGAGGAATGATTTACGGGTTGATTGGGGAGAACGGTGCCGGCAAATCAACCTTTATGCGGATTATTATGGGGCTAATTACAATTAATGAGGGCGACATGGAGCTGTTTGGTGAAACTGGGATGAAGGGCTTGCAGCTTGCGAGGCGGAAAATGGGACAATCCATTGAAACGCCTGCACTTTACCCAGAATTAACGGCTCGTGATAATTTGAAGGTACAAGCGGCAAATGGTGGTGTCAGTGAACGGGAGGTCGAGGACTTATTAAGACTAATGAACCTAAGTCATACTGGCAAAAAGAAGGCGAAGAATTTTTCGTTAGGAATGCGGCAGCGGTTAGCTATTGCGTCTACACTTATAACAAATCCAGAATTTCTTATTTTAGATGAGCCAACAAACGGACTTGATCCGTCGGGTATAGTGGAAATGCGTGAAATTATTCAGCGTTTAGTGACAGAACGGGGCATTACTGTGTTACTTTCAAGTCACTTGCTTGATGAACTCTCCCAAATCGCAACACATTATGGTATTTTGCATGACGGCAAGCTCATCAGTGAGTTTTCCCGTGAGGAGCTAGCAGCGAAAACCCGCCAATACATTGAGCTAGAAACAACAGAGGTTCAAAAGGCAGTTGTCGTATTAGATGAATTAGGAATAAATGATTATGCAGTCATTAATGGAACAGAAATTAGCATTTATGAACAATTAGAGGCTGTTGCGCGCATTAACCGGTCATTAGTATTAGCGGATATTAATGTTTTGCGCATTGGTGTGACTAGACAAAAACTCGAAGATTATTTCTTGCAATTAACAGGAGGTGCCACGAATGCTTAATCTTTTAACAGCGGAAAGAATCAAGCTGCTTCACAGTAAAAAGTTATGGGTGGTTTTAGCTATTTTCACGGCACTTCCAATCCTGCAAGTTATAAATACGAATTGGAATGTTAGTAATGGGGCGAAGCTTGTTCAAGCTATTGATACAGTCGTTAATGGAGCAACAAGCATTTTGATGATGGAGAAAAATGCCTTGACGATTTTACTCATCATCAGCGCCTTTATTAGCTTTTTTATTGGCGAAGAATTCCAAAATGGAACGGTTCGCAACGCCTTATCATTAGGCCGCAGCCGCATACATTATTATCTGTCAAAATTGATTATTGCCGCAGTTCTTTCACTTATTGGTGTGATCACCATGACAGGGCTCGGTATGGCAGGCTTCTCTACTGTTTTTGGCTTTGGGGAAATTGCGCATATCAGTGATTACACTTCGTTTGCGATTAAATCATTTAGTACATTATATCTGCTCATATTGGCGAACGTTTCTATCTATATTTTAATTACCTTTTTAACAAAAAGTACTGGAATTTCTCTTATTTGGAGCTTTCTTTATACGATGGGAACAGGCTTTGGCGCAGGCATTTTTCAGCAAACCGAGCATTTTAAGGAGCTTACCTTTTGGTTCACAGAATCATTCTTGTTTTATTCTGATTTTGCCGCACCAATCGATATCTTAAAATATCCTAATATGGTATTAGTAAGTGTAATTACAATCGTGGTATCATCAACGGTAGGAATCCTTCTGTTTAAACGAACAGACATAAAGTAGGGTAAAAGATGGCAGCGATTTTAATTATCGAAGACGATATGGCAATTCATTCACTTATAAAAGAAGCATTAGCTTTGCATAAGCTTGAAACACTCAGTGCCTATTCTGGTACAGAGGGGAAATTACTTTTTGAACAAAAGAAAATAGATCTAGTACTGCTTGACTTAATGCTTCCAGGGATGAACGGACAAGAATTTCTGCAAGAAATCCGCCAAAGCTCAATGGTTCCTGTCATTGTCATCTCGGCTATAAATGAGCAGCATACAAAATTAGATTTATTAACAAGCGGGGCAGATGATTATATTACAAAGCCTTTTGACATAAAGGAGCTGCTTGCGCGAATTCATATTCAGTTGCGACATGTGGCAAAGGATTCTGTCAGCACTAGGAAGGACATTTATTACGGGGATATCACCATGAATTTGGACAATCGTGAAGTGATGATAAAGGAGCAAGCCATTCATCTCACAGGGCGGGAATATGCAATCCTGCTGCTGTTTTTAGAAAATCCGCAGAAAGTATTCAGCCGTGCCAATATATACGAAAGTGTGTGGAATGAACCGTTTTTTGACAGTGATAAAACGATTAATATGCATATCAGCAACTTGCGCAATAAGCTAAATAGAGATGGTACAAATTATATTAAGACAGTATGGGGCATTGGCTTCAAATTTGATTAACAGAAGGGCTTGTTGGAGTGATGTGGGAATGGATATTAGTATTCCTTGTGTTAGCACTTATCCTCTATCTTTATTTCTTGAAGCGAGAGCTGCGAAAACTGAAAAGTAGTGTTAAAGGACTTTCTACTCGCGCTAAGTTTGGCAGCAGATTATTTCTTGATTTTCGTGACAAAACATTGCTGAATTTAGTGGATGAGTTAAATCAGATGATTACGGAGTTTGAGGGGAATAATCACCAAGCAAAACAAATGGAAGAGAATGTGAAGCTGACAATTGCCGGACTATCTCATGATTTGCGAACACCGCTCACATCCATTCATGGCTATGTCCAACTCTTAAACACAACAGAGGATGAAGCGAAGCGGGCCCATTATTTAACTGTTATTGAGCAATCTGTCAGAAGCCTGATGGAAATGACCGATAATTTCTATGATTTAGCTCGTGTGGAAACAAATCAGAAGAAAGTAAACTTAGCTTCGATTTCCCTTAGTAGCCTGGTGGAAGAAGTTTTCCTGTCCTTTTACGAGCAATTCGAGGAAAACAAAATTGACCTGCAATTTCCTGAACAAATAATAGACAGCCAAATTATTGCAGATCGCCTGCTGCTTATCCGTGTATTCCAGAATATCGTTCAAAATATTCTTCGCTATGCAAACAGCAATGCGCTTATCAGCTATGAGGATGACAGCAGCTATGTTATTTTTACGGTGAAAAATGATATTAAACACGAAAGTAAAGTGGCAATAGAAAAGGTTTTTACCCTTTTTTATACAGAAATCACCAGCAGAACGAACACAGAAACAAGCGGATTAGGATTATATCTTTCCAAAAAGCTAGTAGAAAAGATGAACGGGAAAATGCAGGCAGAGCTTGAGGGAAATTGGTTTGTCCTAAAAATTTATCTCCCTAAAATACAGTTGCAGTAACTTTAAGGTCTTAAATAAACAAAGAGGTAGAAGAAATTGTACGAATTTCAACATGAAGCCAGAAGAAAAACCAAAATTCACAATATATATATAGTGCTATTTATCATTGCTTCGATTGTAAACAGCACCTGGACTTTAATAGAAGGCCAGATTATGCGCGGCTTATTTAGTATTTTATTATTTCTAATTCTTCTGTATTTCGGCAAAAGGAAGAAAAGATGGGCTCTGTTCATTATTAAATACATGGTATGGCTGCATATCATATTGCTTATAGTTTTTGCGATTACTATTTTTATTTAGAATGGGAGTCAAGCTGCTAATTGCAGCTTTTTTTATTTGTGTTATGTGAGTCGATATAACCACTCTTTAACATAATACCTTGCATTATAAGGTATTATGTTTTACTATTATTCACAGAGGTGAAAAAAATGGAAATTAATAAAGAAGTTCTTAAAGGCCATATAGATACATTAATCCTCTCACTACTTAATAATCGAGATATGTATGGATATGAAATAGCAAAGATCGTAAGAGAAACAAGTAAGGAACAATTTGAACTAAAGGAAGGGACTCTTTACCTTTCTTTAAAAAGATTAGCAAAACAGGAATGGATCACTTCTTATTGGGGTGATGAGCAAGGGCCTGGGGGTAGACGGAAATATTATAAGATTACTCCTTTAGGCGAGGAAGGCTATGCAGAAAAACGATTAGAGTGGCAGCTTGTTAAAAGAATCATGGATGCATTTTTGGAAGGAGAAGAAATATGAAACAAATTGAAGCTTTCGTTAATGAAGCCTATCACAGTGTTGGTGGGAATAAACAAGAGATAGCAGAAATAAAGGCAGAAATGAAAAATCACTTACTAGAGGCTGTTTATGAATTGAAAGAGGAAGGCAAAAGTGAGGAGGAAGCAATCGAGATAGCTATTACCCGTTTTGGCGGCGAAAAGGAAATGCGTTCCATTGTGAGACAGCTATTTCAGGCACAAAAAACATTTGCAAAATGGGTGCTTTGGCTAGCCGTAATTGTCCTTTTTACTAGTTTAGCTTTATTTGAAGCTAGCAAGCTTTATCAACAAAAAAACGATATCCAAAATACTAATGCAGCCACAAATATGTATACGATTTTACAAAAGGATCAAAACATCTCTGAAGCTACAAAACAGAAAATCGTCGCACTTGTTCAAAGCACAGACCATATTGCACAAGTGAAAATCTATAATGTTCATGATTTAGAAGCGGAATCTGGTTCCCCATCCATATGGGCAAATGGAAAAGAAGCTGATCCAAACTATAAAATAGAAAGACATGTTTGGGCTCCCCAATGGTTAATGAATGACAATTATATGTATGTGACGTCAGATTGGTACATAAAAATGGAAACGATCCATATGGAAGGCTTTATTCATATTGCGTTATTTGCTGGATTAGCAGTTTATATTGTTCTATTCACCATCTGGGCAATTGTTAATGCATATCATCATAGAAGACTACATATCGGTTGGGTAATAGCATTTGCTTTATTTAATGTTATTGGTTATTTAGCATATGTCTTAGCAAGTAAAGCATATCACCAAAAATTAGCAGAAAACTCTCCGACATAAAAAAGGAAGGAAGAACCTATGTGTCTTCCTTCCTTTTTTATGTTGGATTCTTCCTCATTAGCGCCACAAGATTCATACAAATAAATACTGCTGCAATCAAGACCCCCGCCATACTAAACGCTTGATGGTCGATGAGTTTGTACATAATTGCTGCTAAGAATAGTAGTAGGGAAATAACATTTAACCATTTTATATTCATTATTCGCTCCTCATTTATCGTAAAACATAAGGTTTACATTTTTATCCATAAATGTATATTAACATAAATGAGTATTTATGTATGTTAATATATGTAAGTTTTTCTTGTGAATGGAGGATTTTATCACCTCTTCCGAAATCAATATGCTGACGATAAAGGAAATGGGTACCACGGTAATAAGTTAATGGAAGAATTTTTTTGGAATGTGTTTTGAGTTGTACAATATATGGCTATAAACATATACGGGCAAAAAAAAAATTAAGTTAAAGATAGAGGAGAAAGTTTGCATTAAAGACCCCTTGTGTAAAGTAAAAAGCAGCCGCTTAGGGCTGGCTCGAGTTGTTATTATACGCTTGTTTTTGGGTGCTTTAGCTTGTAAACGATGGATGCCATTATATTAGCAAGGAAAAAAAACGCACTTCCTTGGATATTGTTGTGCAGCGCTTGTTCTCCTGCATTCATTTCGTCATACATATCTCCCTGTGTTTTGCCTTTTGCTTTGAATTTGGCTTCTTCTTGCTTCAATGCAACTAAAAAGCGGTATTGCAATGGAAGGATTACAATAGAAAGCAATATATAAAGGCTAATCACCGTTATGAAAATGGTAGAATACATTCTATTCACCTCCTTTGATTAAAAGTATGAGTATTCTGTAATTTTATGATAATTATACCACTTATTGTAAGTGATTTCCTCATGTAAGCTGATTATTCATTTCATATTAGTTTGTTGTGCTAACATAAAAGTGACATACATGACAAAAACTATGCCAAATTTCATTTTTAAGGGAGAATGCCATGGATTTACTGATCACGATTATTTTGCTGTTATTATCCTTGTTAATATCAAATATTATTAGTCATTACATACCCTCCATTCCAACGGCATTGACGCAAATTGCCTTTGGGATGCTGTTAGCCTTCGTTTTTGAAGACATCTCCTTTGAGATTGATACAGAATGGTTCCTTCTATTATTCGTAGCACCGCTTTTGTATAATGACGGACGCTACTTTCCACGAGAGGAGCTATGGAAGATGAGGGCGCCGATATTCGGAAACGCAATTGTTCTCGTTATTTTGACGGCAATTGGCGGCGGTTATTTCATCAACTGGATGATTCCAGCTGTGCCGCTGGCAGCGGCTTTCGCGCTGGCTGCGATTCTGTCACCGACAGATCCTGTTGCTGTTAACGGGATTGCAAAACGCATCCATATTCCTGCAGGTGTGCTTCATCTTGTCAGAGGGGAGTCACTCATCAATGATGCTTCTGGCTTAGTTGCTTTTAACTATGCTGTTGCTGCAGTAGTGACAGGATATTTTTCATTATCTGAGGCATCTCTTGATTTTGTGTACAAGTTTATATTGGGAGCATTGCTTGGTGCGGTATTGGCATTGCTGATAACTTGGGCGAGGTTTATTCTTCGCAAACAAGGTATCAATGATGTTACGTTCCACACCTTACTACATATTATTACTCCCTTCATTATTTTCATTGTGACAGAGGACCTGCTTCATGCTTCAGGGGTAATCGCTGTTGTTGTGGGCGGAATTGTTCATTCACTAGTTAGAGAAAGACGAGAATTTGCAAGTGCAGAGGAACAGGTGCTGACAGAAAATATTTGGTCCCTTATTCTTTTTATATTAAATGGGGTTGTGTTCCTACTGTTAGGGTTGAACATCCCATCATCAATGAGAGATACAGTCTCAGATCCGAGCATCGGTAACTGGCTTGTGATTGGTTATGTGCTTGCAATTGGTGTTATTATCCTCGGAATCCGCTTCGTGTGGTCCTATGTGTTTGCTCATTTCGAATATCGGTATTTGCCTGGCGGAGCTAAACCAAATTTAAAAAATGCCTTGTTTGTGTCGTTAACAGGTGTGCGCGGTGCTGTGACAATGGCGGGGATATTATCTATCCCTTACTTTTTAGACAGTGGCGACGCATTTCCGGCTAGGTCGCTGCTCCTGTTTTTAGCAGCAGGTGTCATTTTGTTCACCTTAATTGTGGCAACCGTTTTTCTGCCGATGTTAAGCAAGGGTGAGGAAGCGGAGAATGCAGAGGGAGACAGAGATTTGGCTCCATTTAAGCAGAGGCTGCTATATAAGGCGGTTGATCAAATCAGGCAGCAAATGCAGGATGAAAATAAAACAGCTGCCTACGAGCTTATTGGAGAATATCGACGCAGAATTCACGATCTAGGCAAAGCAAAGAACGGAAAGATGAAGGCACTCGATGTGGAAATGGATGTGAGAACAGAAATCCGCATAAAAGCAGTAAAGGCTGAAAGGCGCTATATACAAGGCTTAATGGATGAAAATAAAATAGACGACAAACTGTTTCATACATTTGAGCAATCTCTAGAATACAGGGAAGAAGCATTAGCAGGCAGCCTCCAGTCAGGAACGCTTTATCTTGTCGGCAAAATGTTCAGAAGGTGGAGAAAGCTGCGGAAGTTTTCCCGCAAGGAAAAGGAATTGGTTATTGCCAAAATAGGCAAAGGCAAGGATGTACAAATCCAGGCAATGAAGGCAGCAATTGAATTCCTTGAGAACTATGCTATTGAAGTGGAGGAGCTTCGAGGTCCAATTCAAGCGGTTATCCTCGATTACAAGATGATAATAGAAAGGCTGAGTACCTCTGCCGTTAAGTACGACGAGAAACAAGAGGAACAGAAAGAAGAGCTTCGTATAAAGGTGCTTGATGTGGAAAGATCAGAAATTCAGAGTATGTATGAAAGCGGCGAAATTAACAGAGAAGAGGTAAAAGAGCTCAGAAGATTTATCAATTACGTGGAAAGTGCGGCACTGTATGAATATACAGAATAAATAAGATAAGAGCAGCAGTCCAATTTTAATGGCTGCTGTTATTTTTTTGTCAAAATAAGAAAGCGGTTTCTGCTATAATAGGAGAAAACAGAAGAGAGGGGAGGATTGGCATGCTGTCTGGTCGACAAAGGGAGATTCTACTGCTGCTGAGCAAGCATACAGAACCGTTGACTGCTGAATGGATTGCAAAGGAGCTGAGCGTGAGCGACAGGACGATTCGGAAGGAATTAAAAACCATCCAGGAGGACTGTGAGAACCTGGGAATCTGTATCAACCCAATGAAGGGGAAGGGATATTGCCTTCAAGTGCTGGATGCTAACGTTTTTCAGCAGGAAATCGATCCAGTTCAGAAGGCTTCCCCTCAAGTCGGATATGATTTTTCTGAGCAAAAGGGAAGAGTCTACTTTTTGTTAAAGCGGCTTTTATTACAGGAGGGGTATGTTAAGCTTGAGCAGTTTGAGGGAGAAATGTATGTTTCTAAATCAACCATTCAAAAGGACCTTCGTTTTGTCAGGGAAATGCTCGGGAAATATAAGCTGTCACTTGTCGTCAAGCCCCATTATGGTGTATATGTGGCAGGCAGTGAATACAGAAAGCGATTATGCTTTTCCAACTATCGGCTTTTAGAGGAGGAGCTCCCTCCTCAAATGACGAGTTCATGGCAGCCAGACGATAATTTTGCAGAACAAATTAAAAAAATTATTATCAGCAAAGTGAATGTCCACAATATCGAAATCTCTGATGTAGCCTTAGGGAATCTGACAAACCATATTGTCATTGCCTGCAGACGAATGGAAAAAGGGTTTGCCATGGAAAATCTCGAGCACCCGATTGGCGAGGAGCATCCATTTGAAAAAAAGGTAGCAGGCGAAATAATCGCAGAGGTGGAAGCATTGGCAGGATTTTCGTTTCCTAGTGCAGAGCTGGATTATATTATTATTCATTTGATGGGGACAAAGCTTTTACATGAAAATGCACTGACAGAATACAGGGAATTCGATGAGACGAGGGAAATAATTGTCTGTATGCTCGCAAGATTAAAGGCGGAGCTTGCTTGGGATTTTACGGACGATAAGGAGTTTTCTCATGCCCTTGCTCTTCATATCAGGCCAGCGCTTAACCGCTTGCGCTATGAAATGAATATTCGCAACCCATTGGTGAACGAAATCAAGCTGAAATACCCAAGTGCCTTTGAAGGGGCAATTATTGCAAGCAAATGTCTGGAAGAGCGGCTGTCTATCAAGATTGAGGAGGATGAAATCGGCTATATTGCTCTTCATATCGGTGTGGCTTTAGAGCGGATGAAGCGAAAGGCAAGAAGACGGAAACGGATCATCCTTGTATGCGCATCAGGAGTTGGCAGTGCAAAGCTATTATCCTACAGATTGCAAGAGCTATTTAACAGGGAGCTGGAAATTGTCGAATGCATTAATTACTATAGGCTGGCAGACTATGATTTGTCATCTATAGATTTAGTAATCAGCACAATTCCAATTGCGGAAAGAATAATCGCACCTGTTCAGGTTGTCAGCAATTTCCTTGAAGCAGAGGATATTAAAGGAATTAAGAAACAGCTTATCTTAGCTGACAAAGAGAATAAAGACAGCTATCTTGCCGAATCCCATGTATTTATCCACAAAAGGCTCGACACAAAATCGGCTGTTATTGAGTTTTTGAGTGAAATGCTATATGAACAGGGACTCGTCTCAAAGGAGTATGCAAATTTAGTGCTAGAGCGGGAAGCGATTGCTGCGACAAGCTTCGGTAATCTCGTCGCAATTCCCCACCCGACTTCACCAGATACAACAGAAACGTTTTGGACGGTATGCACATTAGCCAAACCGATTAACTGGAATGAAAATCAAATGGTTCAAGTCGTCTGCTTATTGAATATAAGTAAAGACGCAAAGGGAGATTTAGAGGATATGTATGAACAGCTCATCTCCATCATTGAGGATAAAAAGGTCATCCAGCAAGTAATTAAGGCGAAGTCGAAACAGGAAGTAATCCGCTTGTTTCAATATGATAAAGTACGAAGCTAATTGTTAACAGCAATTAGCCTTTTTATATTTCATGTAAAGATTTCCGCTCCTAAGCGGAAAATGCAGATATGATAAATTAAGCGCTTTCATTATACAATGGAAATGTAGAGAAATCCTAACAATTAGGAGGGACTTAAAGTGAAAACAGTCATGCTCGTTTGTGCAGCGGGAATGAGCACGAGCTTGCTTGTGACAAAAATGCGCAGAGCAGCCCTGGCAAAAGGCTTGGACATTAACATATTTGCAGTATCCGCAACAGAGATTGACGATGTTCTTGAGACAAGAAAGGTTGATTGCATGCTGCTCGGCCCGCAAGTGAAGTTCAGAAGGGAAGAGATAGCAGAAAGACTTAAGGGGGAGAATATTCTTCTTGATGAAATCCATATCCAGCATTACGGGATGATGGACGGAGAAAAGGTGCTAGATCAAGCACTAGGTCTTGTAGGAAGCTGATAGATCAATAACAGAGAAACGAGGGGAGATCATGCAGAAATTTATTGAAAGCCTTGAAAGCAAGATGGGTCCAATAGCAATGAAGCTTGATGGCAACAGATATATTACAGCAATCAAGGACGGGTTTTTTGGTGTAATGTCCTTATTGATTATCGGTTCAATCTTTTTACTTCTTGGCAATATCCCGATTGGTGGCTATGCCGAGTTCATGAGCTCCTTATTAGGAAGTGACTGGGCGACCTATTTTACTGTTCCTTATGATGTAACAATGAACGTCATGACAGTGTATGTTATCATTGCAATGGCGCGCAGCCTTTCCCGCACATATAAGCTTGATGGCATTGCCTGTATCAGCATTGTTGTGGTCGCATTCCTTATTCTTACTCCGATGCTTGAGCTTAAAGATGGCGGTTTAGGAATTCCAGTCACAAATCTTGGGGCAAGCGGATTATTCCTTGGGATGATTGTAGCGATAGCCGCAGTTGAAATTGTCCGTTATATTGATAAAAAAGGCTGGAAGATAAAAATGCCTGACTCTGTGCCGGAAAATGTAGCAAGATCTTTCTCTGCTCTTATTCCAGCATTATTCGTTATCATCGTCTTTAATCTTGTTCGCATCCTCTTTACACTA is part of the Niallia taxi genome and harbors:
- a CDS encoding BglG family transcription antiterminator is translated as MLSGRQREILLLLSKHTEPLTAEWIAKELSVSDRTIRKELKTIQEDCENLGICINPMKGKGYCLQVLDANVFQQEIDPVQKASPQVGYDFSEQKGRVYFLLKRLLLQEGYVKLEQFEGEMYVSKSTIQKDLRFVREMLGKYKLSLVVKPHYGVYVAGSEYRKRLCFSNYRLLEEELPPQMTSSWQPDDNFAEQIKKIIISKVNVHNIEISDVALGNLTNHIVIACRRMEKGFAMENLEHPIGEEHPFEKKVAGEIIAEVEALAGFSFPSAELDYIIIHLMGTKLLHENALTEYREFDETREIIVCMLARLKAELAWDFTDDKEFSHALALHIRPALNRLRYEMNIRNPLVNEIKLKYPSAFEGAIIASKCLEERLSIKIEEDEIGYIALHIGVALERMKRKARRRKRIILVCASGVGSAKLLSYRLQELFNRELEIVECINYYRLADYDLSSIDLVISTIPIAERIIAPVQVVSNFLEAEDIKGIKKQLILADKENKDSYLAESHVFIHKRLDTKSAVIEFLSEMLYEQGLVSKEYANLVLEREAIAATSFGNLVAIPHPTSPDTTETFWTVCTLAKPINWNENQMVQVVCLLNISKDAKGDLEDMYEQLISIIEDKKVIQQVIKAKSKQEVIRLFQYDKVRS
- a CDS encoding ATP-binding cassette domain-containing protein, whose amino-acid sequence is MAETILKATNITKLYGKHKALDKVSIEIKRGMIYGLIGENGAGKSTFMRIIMGLITINEGDMELFGETGMKGLQLARRKMGQSIETPALYPELTARDNLKVQAANGGVSEREVEDLLRLMNLSHTGKKKAKNFSLGMRQRLAIASTLITNPEFLILDEPTNGLDPSGIVEMREIIQRLVTERGITVLLSSHLLDELSQIATHYGILHDGKLISEFSREELAAKTRQYIELETTEVQKAVVVLDELGINDYAVINGTEISIYEQLEAVARINRSLVLADINVLRIGVTRQKLEDYFLQLTGGATNA
- a CDS encoding ATP-dependent 6-phosphofructokinase encodes the protein MKKLAVITSGGDAPGMNAALFGVVKAAARHDMEVYGCVNGYIGIIKEEFMLLTEAELFKVIDVGGTILGTQRFPEFAEKEIQIKAVDILKKHEIEGLAVIGGDGSYHGARALSQLGFPVAAIPGTIDNDIALTDITLGFHTAVENAVDAIDKIKTSAASHKHIFGIEVMGRQASDIAIWAGLATAADGIIGTNNDWNLEKVLEGIKMSAGKSQIYILAEGAISAEQFKAEIESHSEYKVHPLVLGHIQRGGKPSVTDRIMGIKFGEQSVKTLLEGRTGVCLAVQNNQIVELELDKVLKTSNNEPFLPY
- a CDS encoding response regulator transcription factor; the protein is MAAILIIEDDMAIHSLIKEALALHKLETLSAYSGTEGKLLFEQKKIDLVLLDLMLPGMNGQEFLQEIRQSSMVPVIVISAINEQHTKLDLLTSGADDYITKPFDIKELLARIHIQLRHVAKDSVSTRKDIYYGDITMNLDNREVMIKEQAIHLTGREYAILLLFLENPQKVFSRANIYESVWNEPFFDSDKTINMHISNLRNKLNRDGTNYIKTVWGIGFKFD
- a CDS encoding PadR family transcriptional regulator, which encodes MEINKEVLKGHIDTLILSLLNNRDMYGYEIAKIVRETSKEQFELKEGTLYLSLKRLAKQEWITSYWGDEQGPGGRRKYYKITPLGEEGYAEKRLEWQLVKRIMDAFLEGEEI
- a CDS encoding permease prefix domain 1-containing protein, encoding MKQIEAFVNEAYHSVGGNKQEIAEIKAEMKNHLLEAVYELKEEGKSEEEAIEIAITRFGGEKEMRSIVRQLFQAQKTFAKWVLWLAVIVLFTSLALFEASKLYQQKNDIQNTNAATNMYTILQKDQNISEATKQKIVALVQSTDHIAQVKIYNVHDLEAESGSPSIWANGKEADPNYKIERHVWAPQWLMNDNYMYVTSDWYIKMETIHMEGFIHIALFAGLAVYIVLFTIWAIVNAYHHRRLHIGWVIAFALFNVIGYLAYVLASKAYHQKLAENSPT
- a CDS encoding sensor histidine kinase → MWEWILVFLVLALILYLYFLKRELRKLKSSVKGLSTRAKFGSRLFLDFRDKTLLNLVDELNQMITEFEGNNHQAKQMEENVKLTIAGLSHDLRTPLTSIHGYVQLLNTTEDEAKRAHYLTVIEQSVRSLMEMTDNFYDLARVETNQKKVNLASISLSSLVEEVFLSFYEQFEENKIDLQFPEQIIDSQIIADRLLLIRVFQNIVQNILRYANSNALISYEDDSSYVIFTVKNDIKHESKVAIEKVFTLFYTEITSRTNTETSGLGLYLSKKLVEKMNGKMQAELEGNWFVLKIYLPKIQLQ
- a CDS encoding Na+/H+ antiporter, translating into MDLLITIILLLLSLLISNIISHYIPSIPTALTQIAFGMLLAFVFEDISFEIDTEWFLLLFVAPLLYNDGRYFPREELWKMRAPIFGNAIVLVILTAIGGGYFINWMIPAVPLAAAFALAAILSPTDPVAVNGIAKRIHIPAGVLHLVRGESLINDASGLVAFNYAVAAVVTGYFSLSEASLDFVYKFILGALLGAVLALLITWARFILRKQGINDVTFHTLLHIITPFIIFIVTEDLLHASGVIAVVVGGIVHSLVRERREFASAEEQVLTENIWSLILFILNGVVFLLLGLNIPSSMRDTVSDPSIGNWLVIGYVLAIGVIILGIRFVWSYVFAHFEYRYLPGGAKPNLKNALFVSLTGVRGAVTMAGILSIPYFLDSGDAFPARSLLLFLAAGVILFTLIVATVFLPMLSKGEEAENAEGDRDLAPFKQRLLYKAVDQIRQQMQDENKTAAYELIGEYRRRIHDLGKAKNGKMKALDVEMDVRTEIRIKAVKAERRYIQGLMDENKIDDKLFHTFEQSLEYREEALAGSLQSGTLYLVGKMFRRWRKLRKFSRKEKELVIAKIGKGKDVQIQAMKAAIEFLENYAIEVEELRGPIQAVILDYKMIIERLSTSAVKYDEKQEEQKEELRIKVLDVERSEIQSMYESGEINREEVKELRRFINYVESAALYEYTE
- a CDS encoding DUF3949 domain-containing protein; this encodes MYSTIFITVISLYILLSIVILPLQYRFLVALKQEEAKFKAKGKTQGDMYDEMNAGEQALHNNIQGSAFFFLANIMASIVYKLKHPKTSV
- a CDS encoding ABC transporter permease produces the protein MLNLLTAERIKLLHSKKLWVVLAIFTALPILQVINTNWNVSNGAKLVQAIDTVVNGATSILMMEKNALTILLIISAFISFFIGEEFQNGTVRNALSLGRSRIHYYLSKLIIAAVLSLIGVITMTGLGMAGFSTVFGFGEIAHISDYTSFAIKSFSTLYLLILANVSIYILITFLTKSTGISLIWSFLYTMGTGFGAGIFQQTEHFKELTFWFTESFLFYSDFAAPIDILKYPNMVLVSVITIVVSSTVGILLFKRTDIK